From one Gemmatimonadaceae bacterium genomic stretch:
- a CDS encoding bifunctional homocysteine S-methyltransferase/methylenetetrahydrofolate reductase — MNIDRLLDPSAIVVFDGAMGTMLYSKGVFINQCYDELALRQPDLVRDIHKQYVAAGADVIETNSFGANRPKLTQYGLQEQVKELNYAAAQVAREAAGDRALVAGAVGPLGLRLEPFGPTSKDEACGFFREQMEGLADGGVDLFILETFGDLEEIEQAIRAARAVAPDKPVVAQMTIGADCRTPYGASPEDVVRELDAWGADIIGLNCSVGPQTILECIEKMAPATRRKLSAQPNAGMPRDVGGRSMYMASPEYMATYARHLVQAGAKIVGGCCGTTPDHIHAMVEGIRPLAPRLVAQQPAPNAQRPTTSSDAQRPAPIEFSQRSRWAKKLDANQFVSSVEIVPPRGVDATRMLSDVAKLKTAGVDAVNVPDGPRAQSRMGALMTSVLIEQQVGIETVTHYACRDRNLLGMLSDLLGASAVGLRNLLIVTGDPPKMGPYPDATAVFDVDSIGLTNLVNNLNHGMDPGGNPIGQPTRFVMGVGVNPVAIDLEQELRRFEWKVEAGAEFAITQPVFDAEQLERFVGRLGDTHIPIVAGIWPLVSVRNAEFLANEVPGVSVPNEVIARMRRANEQSKEHAVAEGIAIAREMLDRVRPVVQGVQVSAPFGKVDLALDVFRA, encoded by the coding sequence GTGAACATCGACCGCCTCCTCGACCCTTCCGCCATCGTCGTCTTCGACGGCGCCATGGGCACCATGCTGTACAGCAAAGGTGTGTTCATCAACCAGTGCTACGATGAGCTCGCGCTTCGGCAGCCCGATCTCGTCCGCGACATCCACAAGCAGTACGTCGCCGCCGGCGCCGACGTCATCGAGACGAACAGCTTCGGCGCCAATCGCCCGAAGTTGACGCAGTACGGCTTGCAGGAGCAGGTGAAGGAGCTGAACTACGCCGCGGCGCAGGTCGCGCGCGAAGCGGCGGGCGATCGCGCGCTCGTCGCCGGTGCCGTCGGCCCACTCGGTCTCCGCCTCGAGCCGTTCGGTCCGACGAGCAAGGACGAGGCATGCGGCTTCTTCCGCGAGCAGATGGAAGGGCTTGCCGACGGCGGCGTCGATCTTTTCATTCTCGAAACGTTCGGCGATCTCGAGGAGATCGAGCAGGCGATTCGCGCCGCCCGCGCCGTCGCGCCCGACAAGCCTGTGGTCGCGCAGATGACGATCGGCGCCGACTGCCGCACGCCGTACGGCGCGTCACCCGAAGACGTCGTGCGCGAGCTCGATGCATGGGGCGCGGACATCATCGGGCTCAACTGCTCCGTCGGTCCACAGACAATTCTCGAGTGCATCGAGAAGATGGCGCCCGCCACGCGACGAAAGCTGAGCGCGCAACCGAACGCCGGCATGCCGCGCGACGTCGGCGGCCGCAGCATGTACATGGCCAGCCCCGAGTACATGGCGACGTATGCGCGGCATCTCGTGCAGGCCGGCGCCAAGATCGTCGGTGGCTGCTGCGGGACGACGCCCGACCACATCCACGCGATGGTCGAGGGCATTCGTCCGTTGGCTCCTCGGCTCGTCGCCCAGCAACCAGCGCCCAACGCCCAACGCCCAACGACGAGCTCGGACGCCCAACGCCCGGCGCCGATCGAATTCTCCCAACGATCCCGCTGGGCCAAGAAGCTCGACGCCAACCAGTTCGTCTCGTCCGTCGAAATCGTTCCGCCGCGCGGCGTCGACGCCACGCGCATGCTGAGCGACGTCGCCAAGCTCAAGACCGCGGGCGTCGACGCGGTGAACGTCCCCGACGGTCCGCGCGCGCAGAGCCGCATGGGCGCGCTCATGACGAGCGTGTTGATCGAGCAGCAGGTCGGCATCGAGACCGTCACGCACTACGCCTGCCGCGATCGCAACCTCCTCGGCATGCTGAGCGATTTGCTCGGCGCATCGGCCGTCGGTCTTCGCAATTTGCTCATCGTCACGGGTGATCCGCCGAAGATGGGCCCGTACCCCGACGCGACGGCGGTCTTCGACGTCGATTCGATCGGGTTGACCAACCTGGTCAACAACCTGAATCATGGTATGGATCCGGGCGGCAATCCGATCGGCCAGCCAACGCGCTTCGTGATGGGCGTCGGCGTGAATCCCGTCGCGATCGATCTGGAACAGGAGCTTCGGCGCTTCGAGTGGAAGGTCGAAGCGGGCGCCGAGTTCGCGATCACACAGCCGGTGTTCGACGCGGAACAGCTCGAGCGATTCGTCGGCCGCCTGGGCGACACGCACATTCCGATCGTCGCGGGGATCTGGCCGCTTGTCTCCGTGCGCAACGCGGAGTTCCTCGCGAACGAAGTGCCGGGCGTCTCCGTGCCGAACGAGGTGATCGCTCGCATGCGCCGCGCGAATGAGCAGTCGAAAGAGCATGCAGTCGCCGAAGGCATCGCGATCGCGCGCGAGATGCTCGATCGCGTGCGGCCGGTCGTGCAAGGCGTGCAGGTATCGGCTCCCTTCGGAAAGGTCGACCTCGCGCTCGACGTGTTTCGCGCGTAA
- a CDS encoding CbiX/SirB N-terminal domain-containing protein, whose product MRAILIIDHGSVRAEANHMLSCVANLLQSMVGDAVLVRFAHMELAEPSIEQTFAACVEAGATEVIAFPYMLSPGKHSTRDIPRLVSEAAAKFPGILFRVTPAFGVNRQLAEVIAERAGVELITNVSDDVGGRCWDAAQCIGTCGPACAATIANAELSPSDNRLS is encoded by the coding sequence ATGCGCGCCATCCTGATCATCGACCACGGCTCTGTCCGCGCCGAGGCCAATCACATGCTGTCCTGCGTCGCCAACCTGCTGCAAAGCATGGTCGGCGACGCGGTGCTCGTTCGCTTCGCCCACATGGAGCTCGCCGAGCCGTCGATCGAGCAGACGTTCGCCGCGTGCGTCGAGGCGGGCGCCACGGAAGTCATCGCGTTCCCCTACATGCTTTCGCCCGGCAAGCACTCCACGCGCGACATTCCGCGCTTGGTGAGCGAAGCCGCTGCGAAATTTCCGGGAATACTTTTTCGCGTGACGCCGGCGTTCGGCGTGAATCGCCAGCTCGCTGAAGTCATTGCCGAGCGCGCCGGTGTCGAGCTCATCACGAACGTGAGCGACGACGTCGGCGGCCGCTGCTGGGACGCCGCGCAGTGCATCGGCACGTGTGGCCCCGCATGCGCGGCGACGATCGCGAACGCCGAGTTGTCGCCCTCCGACAACCGCCTGAGCTAG
- a CDS encoding acyl-CoA dehydrogenase — MPTDTAQPGSPLTILSDDETLFRDAVAGFADEEVRPRVQRMERDGKIDPALITKFFDMGLMGIEVAEEYGGAGGSCFMIALGVEELSKVDPAAAILMDVQNTLVNFPIRTYGSDDIKRRYLPQLTGEKVGAYALSEPSSGSDAFGMQTRAEQRGDTWILNGRKMWITNGAEAQVYVVFANANPSAGYKGITAFVVERGFKGFAVGKKEDKLGIRASSTTELILDDVEVPAENVLGPVGQGYKIAIETLNEGRIGIGAQMIGVAAGALHAATEYVKERSQFGKKLADFQGIQFQLAQARTELEAARLMVYNAARLKDAGKDIAMEGAMAKLFSSQVAERVTSISLELFGGYGYTKDYPAEKFYRDAKIGAIYEGTSNMQLQTIAKAMLR; from the coding sequence ATGCCCACCGACACCGCACAACCCGGCTCGCCGCTGACGATACTCTCCGACGACGAGACACTGTTTCGCGACGCCGTCGCCGGCTTCGCCGACGAGGAAGTCCGGCCGCGCGTGCAACGGATGGAACGCGACGGCAAGATCGATCCCGCGCTGATCACGAAGTTCTTCGACATGGGCTTGATGGGCATCGAGGTCGCCGAGGAATACGGCGGCGCCGGCGGCTCGTGCTTCATGATCGCGCTCGGCGTCGAGGAGCTCAGCAAGGTCGATCCCGCGGCGGCGATCCTGATGGATGTGCAGAACACGCTCGTCAACTTTCCGATTCGCACCTACGGCTCCGACGACATCAAGCGCCGCTACCTGCCGCAGCTCACCGGAGAAAAGGTCGGTGCGTATGCGCTGTCCGAGCCTTCGTCCGGTTCCGACGCGTTCGGCATGCAGACGCGCGCCGAGCAGCGCGGCGACACGTGGATTCTGAACGGCCGCAAGATGTGGATCACGAACGGCGCCGAGGCGCAAGTCTACGTCGTCTTCGCGAACGCGAATCCGTCGGCCGGCTACAAGGGCATCACGGCATTCGTCGTCGAGCGCGGCTTCAAGGGCTTCGCCGTCGGCAAGAAAGAGGACAAGCTCGGCATTCGCGCCTCGAGCACGACGGAGCTCATCCTCGACGACGTCGAGGTGCCCGCGGAGAACGTGCTCGGTCCCGTGGGCCAGGGCTACAAGATCGCCATCGAAACACTGAACGAAGGACGCATCGGCATCGGCGCGCAGATGATCGGCGTTGCCGCCGGCGCGCTCCACGCCGCGACCGAATATGTGAAAGAGCGTTCACAATTCGGCAAGAAGCTCGCGGACTTTCAAGGAATTCAATTCCAGCTTGCTCAAGCCCGCACGGAGCTCGAGGCGGCACGCCTCATGGTGTACAACGCCGCGCGGCTCAAGGACGCGGGCAAGGACATCGCGATGGAAGGCGCGATGGCCAAGCTCTTCTCGTCGCAGGTGGCCGAGCGCGTGACATCGATCTCGCTCGAGCTCTTCGGCGGCTACGGGTACACCAAGGATTATCCGGCCGAGAAGTTCTATCGCGACGCGAAGATCGGCGCGATCTACGAAGGCACGAGCAACATGCAGCTGCAGACGATCGCGAAAGCAATGTTGAGGTAA
- a CDS encoding quinone oxidoreductase, with protein sequence MKAIRIHETGGPDVLRYEDVDEPTAAAGEVLIDVQAVGLNFIEIYQRQGQYQMQRPFTPGSEAAGTVRAVGSDVKEFKVGDRVVSQSVKGAYAQRAVVLAEKAVRIPDGVETKIAAAAWLQGLTAHYLSHSTYPLAKGDACLVHAAAGGVGLLLCQMAKRRGALVIGTASTPEKRELAHKAGADEMIDYTSQDFVAETKRITNGAGVNVVYDSVGKTTFDKSLDCLERRGLLALFGQSSGPVPAFDPQILNRKGSLFLTRPTLNDYVASREALVSRANDLLGWIERGELSVRIGAEFPLERAADAQTALAGRKTTGKVLLIP encoded by the coding sequence GTGAAAGCAATACGAATACATGAAACAGGTGGGCCGGACGTACTTCGCTACGAAGACGTCGACGAACCGACGGCGGCCGCGGGCGAAGTGCTCATCGACGTGCAGGCGGTCGGACTCAATTTCATCGAGATCTACCAGCGCCAAGGCCAGTACCAGATGCAACGACCCTTCACTCCGGGATCGGAAGCAGCGGGTACCGTTCGCGCGGTGGGTTCCGACGTCAAGGAGTTCAAAGTCGGCGATCGCGTCGTGTCGCAGAGCGTCAAAGGCGCATACGCGCAGCGCGCGGTCGTGCTCGCGGAAAAAGCCGTGCGCATTCCCGACGGGGTCGAGACCAAGATCGCGGCTGCCGCGTGGTTGCAGGGACTCACCGCACACTACCTGTCGCACTCGACGTATCCGCTCGCGAAAGGCGACGCATGCCTCGTTCACGCGGCTGCCGGCGGTGTCGGGTTGCTGCTGTGCCAGATGGCGAAGCGCCGCGGCGCGTTGGTGATCGGTACTGCATCGACGCCGGAGAAGCGCGAGCTCGCGCACAAAGCCGGCGCCGACGAGATGATCGACTACACCTCGCAGGATTTTGTCGCGGAAACAAAGCGCATCACGAACGGCGCCGGCGTGAACGTCGTCTACGATTCGGTCGGCAAGACGACGTTCGACAAATCGCTCGACTGCCTCGAGCGCCGCGGGCTGCTCGCCCTCTTCGGCCAGTCGAGCGGACCAGTCCCCGCATTCGATCCACAAATTCTAAATCGCAAAGGTTCGCTGTTTCTCACGCGGCCGACGCTCAACGACTACGTCGCGTCGCGCGAAGCGCTCGTGTCGCGCGCCAATGATCTGCTCGGTTGGATCGAGCGCGGCGAGCTCTCGGTGCGCATTGGGGCCGAGTTCCCGCTGGAAAGGGCGGCCGATGCGCAAACGGCGCTCGCCGGACGCAAGACGACGGGCAAAGTACTTCTGATTCCGTAG
- a CDS encoding carboxypeptidase-like regulatory domain-containing protein, whose protein sequence is MRLVAPLCALAITAGIASTAGAQTAPNAFVRVTATDSATGAPLASAEITLTRGLHDVVARGTTDDQGHGILPVSVKDSTDFNVTIRKIGFRRGDRFFDVGPKDTANLVLRVPSTTNTLGAVQVTASRSPSRFMTYELDADEIESADRPSMDNGWEVVKQLRPAMLESKGGCATGVQEIWVNGKHIRLPLRPTGMAAARALVGVPPGARFTYPPVTVLSEIAPEHIEHITYKDCFDHSMAVVATQNAIFVTLKPGVVYQQDVGSFVVDQTQEQQEKAAAKR, encoded by the coding sequence ATGCGTCTCGTCGCTCCGCTCTGCGCCCTCGCCATCACGGCCGGCATCGCCTCAACCGCCGGCGCCCAAACCGCTCCCAACGCCTTCGTTCGCGTCACCGCCACCGACTCGGCCACCGGAGCACCGCTCGCGAGCGCGGAGATCACGCTCACGCGCGGCCTGCACGACGTCGTGGCGCGCGGTACGACGGACGATCAGGGACACGGCATCTTGCCGGTCAGTGTCAAGGACTCGACCGACTTCAACGTCACGATTCGCAAGATCGGGTTCCGCCGCGGCGACCGGTTCTTCGATGTTGGACCGAAGGATACGGCGAACCTCGTTCTCCGCGTTCCGTCCACGACGAACACCCTGGGCGCCGTGCAGGTCACGGCGTCGCGCAGTCCGTCGCGCTTCATGACGTACGAGCTCGATGCGGACGAGATCGAGTCGGCCGATCGTCCGAGCATGGACAACGGGTGGGAAGTCGTGAAGCAGCTTCGGCCCGCGATGCTCGAGAGCAAGGGCGGCTGCGCCACCGGCGTGCAGGAGATCTGGGTGAACGGCAAGCACATTCGTCTGCCGTTGCGTCCGACCGGCATGGCCGCGGCGCGCGCGCTCGTCGGCGTGCCGCCTGGCGCTCGCTTCACGTATCCGCCCGTGACTGTGCTCTCGGAGATCGCGCCGGAGCACATCGAGCACATCACGTACAAGGATTGCTTCGACCATTCGATGGCGGTGGTCGCCACGCAGAACGCGATCTTCGTGACGCTCAAGCCCGGCGTCGTGTATCAGCAGGACGTGGGCAGCTTCGTGGTCGATCAGACGCAGGAACAGCAGGAGAAGGCCGCGGCCAAGCGGTAA
- a CDS encoding amidase: MTRRAFVGTAVAGAIAAHAVPRTRRDGHQVPAFALEEATIDDLQARMRDGRDTSQSLVQQYLGRIDALDQRGPALNAVIELNPDAGSIAAQLDGERKAGRVRGPMHGIPVLIKDNIDTGDRMHTTAGSLALADSIAARDSWVAERLRAAGAVIVGKTNLSEWANFRSTHSTSGWSGRGGQTHNPYALDRTPSGSSSGSGTAASASYCAAAIGTETDGSVTSPSAAAGLVGIKPTVGLIGRSGIVPISHSQDTAGPMARTVRDAAILLGALTGVDSRDAATRPSAGRSRTDYTSALDRDGLRGARIGVARKHFTGYHAETDKVFEAALDLMKRQGATIVDPADITTAGKADDSEFDVLLYEFKADLNAYLGRLRPNVTVRSLAEVMAFNTRNASRELEFFGQEIMEMAEKKGPLTEKKYRDELAANHRLMGTQGIDATVKEYTLDAIVAPTQGPADLIDLVNGDAGGRGSFTSPAAVAGYPHITVPMGFVHGLPVGLSFVGPAWTEATLLKLAFAFEQTAPARRRPTFAPTVDLGDTRRVSTK, translated from the coding sequence GTGACCCGCCGCGCGTTCGTCGGAACGGCGGTCGCCGGCGCCATCGCGGCCCACGCTGTCCCGCGCACGAGGCGTGACGGTCATCAAGTCCCCGCGTTCGCGCTCGAGGAGGCGACGATCGACGACTTGCAGGCACGCATGCGCGACGGACGCGACACGTCGCAGTCGCTCGTGCAACAGTACCTTGGACGCATCGACGCGCTGGACCAGCGCGGTCCCGCGCTCAATGCGGTCATCGAGCTCAATCCCGACGCGGGATCGATCGCCGCGCAGCTCGACGGCGAACGCAAGGCCGGTCGCGTGCGGGGTCCGATGCACGGCATTCCAGTTCTCATAAAAGACAACATCGACACCGGCGACCGCATGCACACCACGGCCGGCTCGCTCGCGCTTGCGGACAGTATCGCGGCGCGCGATTCCTGGGTCGCCGAGCGGTTGCGAGCGGCGGGCGCCGTGATCGTCGGGAAAACGAACTTGAGCGAGTGGGCCAACTTTCGCTCGACGCATTCGACGAGCGGCTGGAGCGGGCGCGGAGGGCAGACGCACAATCCCTACGCGCTCGATCGCACACCGTCCGGTTCGAGCTCGGGCTCGGGAACCGCGGCGTCGGCAAGTTATTGCGCGGCCGCGATCGGCACCGAGACCGACGGCTCAGTCACGTCGCCGTCAGCCGCGGCGGGACTTGTTGGAATCAAGCCGACCGTGGGATTGATCGGACGCTCCGGAATCGTTCCGATCTCACACAGTCAGGACACCGCCGGACCGATGGCCCGCACCGTACGCGACGCCGCCATCCTCCTCGGCGCCCTCACCGGAGTTGATTCGCGCGACGCGGCGACGCGCCCCAGCGCCGGACGCTCGCGCACCGATTACACGAGCGCGCTCGATCGCGATGGATTGCGCGGTGCGCGCATAGGCGTCGCACGCAAGCACTTCACCGGGTATCACGCCGAGACGGACAAGGTGTTCGAAGCCGCGCTCGATCTGATGAAGCGGCAAGGAGCCACGATCGTCGATCCCGCCGACATCACCACCGCCGGCAAAGCCGACGACTCCGAGTTCGACGTGCTGCTCTACGAATTCAAGGCGGATCTCAACGCGTATCTCGGACGGCTCAGGCCCAACGTCACGGTGCGTTCGCTCGCCGAGGTGATGGCGTTCAACACGCGGAACGCGTCACGCGAGCTCGAGTTCTTCGGCCAGGAGATCATGGAGATGGCCGAGAAGAAAGGGCCGCTCACCGAGAAGAAGTATCGTGATGAGCTGGCGGCCAATCATCGACTGATGGGCACGCAGGGCATCGACGCGACGGTGAAGGAGTACACGCTCGACGCGATCGTCGCGCCGACGCAGGGGCCGGCGGATCTGATCGATCTCGTGAATGGCGATGCGGGCGGACGCGGCTCGTTCACATCGCCGGCGGCGGTCGCGGGCTATCCGCACATCACCGTCCCGATGGGATTCGTACACGGATTGCCCGTCGGATTGTCATTCGTTGGCCCGGCATGGACGGAAGCGACACTGCTCAAGCTCGCGTTTGCATTCGAGCAAACGGCGCCGGCTCGGCGCAGGCCGACCTTCGCGCCGACAGTCGATCTCGGCGACACGCGGCGGGTTTCGACCAAATAG
- a CDS encoding alanine--glyoxylate aminotransferase family protein: MTRTLSELNPPERLLFGPGPSNPDPRVLAAMSRPVVGHLDPYFVELMDETMDGLRQVYRTQNHHTVPISGTGSAGLETIMLNLLEPGDRAVVCVGGYFGNRLAELARRAGADVRTLEVPPGEIVDPADVDKALGEKRTKLLAFVHLETTTGACQPIAPMVEVARKHDALVMMDCVTSLGGVPIDIDALGIDAAGSCTQKCLGAPPGLGPITVSARAMNAVKARKKPPTTWYMDLSLLFQYWSEDASSRKRAFHHTAPISNIYGFHEALRLILEEGLENRWARHAKAQAALMRGLEKLGISLFTPQANRAPTINVLSVPDGVDEAKVRSRMLERGVEMSGGLGALAGKVWRVGVMGYNAEESRVERFLGALAESLSS; this comes from the coding sequence ATGACCCGCACACTCTCCGAGCTCAATCCGCCCGAACGGCTGCTTTTTGGTCCGGGCCCAAGCAATCCCGATCCGCGCGTGCTCGCCGCGATGAGCCGTCCTGTCGTCGGACATCTCGATCCGTACTTCGTCGAGCTCATGGACGAGACGATGGACGGACTGCGTCAGGTGTATCGCACGCAGAATCATCACACGGTGCCGATCTCGGGCACCGGCTCGGCCGGGCTCGAGACGATCATGCTCAACCTGCTCGAGCCGGGCGATCGCGCGGTCGTGTGCGTCGGCGGGTACTTCGGCAATCGGCTCGCCGAGTTGGCGCGGCGCGCCGGCGCGGACGTGCGGACGCTCGAAGTGCCGCCCGGCGAGATCGTCGATCCGGCCGACGTCGACAAGGCGCTCGGTGAGAAGCGCACAAAGCTATTGGCATTCGTGCATCTGGAGACGACAACTGGCGCGTGTCAGCCGATCGCGCCGATGGTTGAAGTCGCGCGCAAGCACGACGCGCTCGTCATGATGGACTGCGTGACGTCGCTCGGCGGCGTGCCGATCGACATTGACGCGCTTGGCATCGACGCCGCCGGATCGTGCACGCAGAAGTGTCTCGGCGCGCCGCCGGGACTCGGACCGATCACCGTGAGCGCACGAGCGATGAACGCGGTGAAGGCGCGCAAGAAGCCGCCGACGACGTGGTACATGGATCTCTCGCTCCTGTTCCAGTACTGGAGCGAGGATGCATCGTCACGCAAGCGCGCGTTCCATCACACGGCGCCGATCTCGAACATCTACGGATTTCACGAGGCGCTTCGCCTGATTCTCGAGGAAGGATTGGAGAATCGCTGGGCGCGCCACGCGAAGGCGCAAGCCGCGTTGATGCGCGGTCTCGAGAAGCTCGGGATTTCGCTGTTCACGCCGCAGGCGAATCGCGCGCCGACGATCAACGTGCTCTCGGTGCCCGACGGCGTCGATGAAGCGAAGGTACGTAGCCGCATGCTCGAGCGCGGCGTGGAGATGAGCGGCGGACTCGGAGCGCTCGCGGGCAAAGTCTGGCGCGTCGGCGTCATGGGGTACAACGCCGAGGAATCGCGCGTTGAGCGATTCCTCGGCGCATTGGCCGAGTCGTTGTCGTCCTGA
- a CDS encoding PadR family transcriptional regulator, giving the protein MDDDKLDLPQGTLDLLILKALSLGPQHGWAISERLHQVSRATLQVPQGSLYPALHRLERQGWIRAEWGASENNRRAKYYELTRTGRRQLETETERWSRLTTAVSLVLDMG; this is encoded by the coding sequence ATGGACGACGACAAGCTCGATCTGCCGCAGGGAACGCTCGATCTGCTCATCCTCAAGGCGCTGTCGCTCGGGCCACAGCATGGCTGGGCCATCTCCGAGCGGCTGCATCAGGTCTCGCGCGCGACGCTGCAGGTTCCTCAGGGCTCGCTCTATCCCGCGCTGCACCGTCTCGAGCGGCAAGGATGGATTCGCGCGGAATGGGGCGCGTCCGAAAACAATCGCCGCGCCAAGTACTACGAGCTCACGCGCACCGGTCGTCGCCAACTCGAGACGGAGACGGAACGTTGGTCGCGTCTCACCACCGCCGTTTCACTCGTGCTCGACATGGGGTGA